A single region of the Pseudomonas granadensis genome encodes:
- a CDS encoding FecR domain-containing protein — protein sequence MSRREPQALDPAIVEQAIQWLVRVRFNQADEQTQRSFEHWLQQRPEHGLAWQRVETLGDDFAGVPAQLARQTLDGSRQGVRRRESLKLLGVLATVGTAAWLGRDYTPVPAMLAQQRSSTGERRRFQLDDGSLVQLNSDSAVDSEFDAQRRLIILRRGEIIVNVGADPHSHQVRPFWVQSRDGLMQAHSSRFLVRERDDGTLVAAQEGSVTLFPGARQTPASRSVQAGDQLLFTSSGVRTFSDQGLDPWSWGDGVISARNMRLGDFIAELSRYRPGVLRCAEEVADRRVSGTFQLADNDQVLALIAQSLHLHVDYRTRYWVTVTAAS from the coding sequence ATGTCGAGGCGTGAGCCGCAGGCGCTCGATCCGGCCATTGTCGAGCAGGCGATCCAATGGCTGGTGCGCGTTCGCTTCAATCAAGCCGATGAACAGACACAGCGCAGTTTTGAGCACTGGCTGCAGCAGCGCCCGGAGCATGGGTTGGCGTGGCAGCGTGTGGAAACCCTTGGCGATGACTTCGCAGGCGTGCCCGCGCAACTGGCCCGACAAACCCTGGATGGCAGCCGTCAGGGAGTGCGCCGGCGCGAAAGCCTGAAGCTGCTGGGCGTATTGGCGACTGTTGGCACGGCAGCCTGGCTCGGCCGGGATTACACGCCGGTCCCCGCCATGCTTGCGCAGCAACGCAGCAGCACCGGCGAGCGACGCCGCTTCCAGCTCGATGATGGCAGCCTTGTCCAGCTCAATAGCGATAGCGCCGTCGACAGCGAGTTCGATGCCCAGCGACGCCTGATCATCCTGCGACGGGGTGAAATCATCGTGAATGTCGGCGCGGACCCGCACTCGCATCAGGTGCGGCCGTTCTGGGTGCAATCACGCGACGGCCTCATGCAAGCCCACAGTTCGCGCTTTCTCGTGCGCGAGCGTGACGATGGGACGCTGGTCGCGGCTCAGGAAGGATCGGTCACGCTGTTTCCCGGCGCCCGTCAAACGCCGGCAAGCCGAAGCGTGCAGGCAGGCGATCAGCTGCTGTTCACATCCAGTGGCGTGCGAACGTTCAGCGACCAGGGCCTTGATCCCTGGAGCTGGGGTGACGGGGTGATCAGTGCGCGCAATATGCGCCTCGGTGATTTCATCGCGGAGTTGTCGCGTTATCGCCCCGGGGTGTTGCGCTGCGCCGAAGAGGTCGCGGACCGTCGCGTTTCCGGCACCTTCCAGCTTGCCGACAACGATCAGGTGCTGGCGTTGATCGCGCAGTCGCTGCATTTGCACGTCGATTATCGCACCCGGTACTGGGTGACCGTGACCGCAGCCAGCTGA
- a CDS encoding SDR family oxidoreductase: MTQTALVVGASGIVGSAITQLLIDNQWQVAALSRHPSQTPGVIPVAADLQDPASLERALAGLKPTHVFITTWSRQATEAENIRVNAAMVRNVLSAVRPAKSVEHVALVTGLKHYLGPFEAYGKGSLPQTPFREEQGRLDVENFYYAQEDELFAAAENDGFTWSVHRPHTVTGVAVGNAMNMATTLAVYASICKKTNRSFVFPGSRVQWDSLTDMTDARQLAKQQLWAATTPAAANQAFNVTNGDVFRWKWMWSRIAEYFDLPAADYPASPSPLEKQMANDQAVWTQIVAEHGLKESDIGRLISPWHTDADLGRPIEVVTDMSKSRAMGFTAYQASDQAFFDVFDTLREMRLIP; the protein is encoded by the coding sequence ATGACTCAGACAGCTTTGGTCGTGGGCGCCAGCGGCATCGTCGGCAGCGCCATCACGCAGTTACTCATCGACAACCAGTGGCAGGTCGCCGCGCTGTCGCGGCACCCATCGCAAACGCCAGGCGTGATCCCGGTCGCGGCTGACCTTCAAGATCCGGCTTCGCTGGAACGTGCACTTGCGGGGTTGAAACCCACCCATGTATTCATCACCACATGGTCACGCCAAGCCACGGAAGCCGAGAACATTCGCGTCAATGCCGCCATGGTACGCAACGTCCTCAGCGCCGTTCGCCCTGCCAAGAGCGTTGAGCACGTAGCGCTGGTGACCGGCCTGAAACACTACCTCGGCCCGTTCGAAGCGTATGGAAAAGGCAGCCTGCCGCAAACACCGTTTCGCGAAGAGCAGGGTCGTCTGGATGTCGAGAATTTCTATTACGCCCAAGAGGATGAACTGTTCGCCGCAGCCGAAAATGACGGCTTCACCTGGAGCGTTCACCGCCCGCATACCGTCACCGGGGTCGCCGTTGGCAACGCGATGAACATGGCAACCACCCTCGCCGTCTACGCCTCGATTTGCAAAAAAACCAATCGCTCTTTTGTGTTCCCCGGATCCAGAGTGCAGTGGGACAGCCTCACCGACATGACGGACGCCCGGCAGTTGGCGAAACAACAATTGTGGGCGGCAACCACGCCGGCGGCGGCCAACCAGGCATTCAATGTCACGAATGGCGATGTGTTTCGCTGGAAATGGATGTGGAGCCGCATTGCCGAGTATTTCGATTTGCCTGCTGCCGATTATCCCGCTTCCCCCTCACCCCTTGAAAAGCAGATGGCCAACGACCAAGCCGTATGGACGCAAATAGTTGCCGAACACGGTTTGAAAGAATCTGACATCGGTCGACTGATATCGCCATGGCATACCGATGCAGACCTTGGCCGACCTATCGAAGTGGTCACGGACATGTCGAAAAGCCGTGCAATGGGTTTCACTGCCTATCAGGCGAGCGATCAGGCATTTTTCGATGTATTCGATACACTGCGCGAGATGCGCTTGATCCCTTAG
- the gspH gene encoding type II secretion system minor pseudopilin GspH, which yields MDAGKQRGFTLIELMVVLVIIGIASAAISLSIKPDPAQLLRKDAERVAQLLQVAQAEARADGRPIVWVSDAKGFRFSRRSDGGRGFEHFKDDAQLRPRAWQSPKVEVRVEPKQRVVLNAEWINPPLQVTLSDGLNRLSVLRDGSGRISLQ from the coding sequence ATGGACGCGGGCAAGCAACGGGGTTTTACGCTGATCGAGTTGATGGTGGTGCTGGTGATCATCGGCATTGCCAGTGCGGCGATCAGTTTGAGTATCAAGCCTGATCCTGCGCAGTTGCTGCGCAAAGATGCCGAGCGCGTGGCGCAGTTGCTGCAGGTGGCGCAGGCGGAGGCGCGTGCGGATGGGCGGCCGATTGTTTGGGTGAGTGATGCGAAGGGGTTTCGGTTTAGTCGGCGTAGTGACGGTGGTCGCGGGTTTGAGCATTTCAAGGATGACGCGCAGTTGCGGCCACGTGCGTGGCAAAGTCCGAAGGTCGAGGTGCGTGTGGAGCCGAAGCAGCGGGTTGTGCTGAATGCTGAGTGGATCAATCCGCCGTTGCAGGTGACGCTGTCCGATGGTTTGAATCGGTTGAGCGTGCTGCGCGATGGCTCGGGTCGGATCAGTCTGCAATGA
- a CDS encoding DUF6124 family protein — MIKPTPNPPESNPTSPYESTHSKKLHEAADRALDHYLCQPGSTPPPRKHRGMYAVTADNKNEELLIDASETLASAQTITQNVASLLPASQRRALLGISQLIMLGELAVNRALDNLQLPE, encoded by the coding sequence ATGATCAAACCAACACCCAACCCACCCGAATCCAACCCCACATCCCCCTACGAATCCACCCACTCCAAAAAACTCCACGAAGCCGCCGACCGTGCGCTCGACCATTACCTCTGCCAGCCCGGTTCCACGCCGCCGCCACGTAAACACCGTGGGATGTATGCCGTAACTGCGGATAACAAAAACGAAGAGCTGCTGATCGATGCCAGTGAAACACTCGCTTCGGCTCAGACCATTACGCAGAACGTCGCCAGTCTGTTGCCGGCGTCGCAGCGGCGGGCGTTGTTGGGGATTTCGCAGTTGATCATGCTCGGGGAGCTGGCGGTGAATCGGGCTTTGGATAATTTGCAATTGCCGGAGTGA
- a CDS encoding sigma-70 family RNA polymerase sigma factor produces MRSDETLGTADLGLLYRTHHSWLQGWLIRRTGCRDNAADLAQDTFVRLLKSRQSSPLREPRAYLSSIARGLMIDQYRRRELERAYLESVMLLPPHDVPSEESRLMILDALERIDRMLGTLKPRVRQAFLFARLDGLTCAQIAEKLGVSRATVERDLATALQHCYRVRYVEA; encoded by the coding sequence ATGCGCAGCGACGAAACACTAGGCACTGCTGATCTAGGGCTGCTCTATCGCACCCACCATTCGTGGTTACAGGGCTGGCTGATCCGGCGCACTGGATGTCGCGATAACGCTGCCGATCTGGCGCAGGACACCTTTGTGCGTCTGCTCAAATCCCGTCAATCCAGCCCCTTGCGCGAACCGCGCGCCTATCTGAGCAGTATCGCCCGTGGACTGATGATTGATCAGTATCGTCGTCGCGAGCTCGAGCGTGCTTACCTCGAAAGCGTCATGTTGCTGCCTCCCCACGATGTGCCCTCGGAAGAGAGCCGGCTGATGATTCTGGATGCGCTCGAGCGCATAGACCGCATGCTCGGTACGCTTAAACCAAGAGTTCGACAGGCGTTTTTGTTTGCCCGACTCGACGGTCTGACCTGCGCGCAAATAGCCGAAAAGCTGGGTGTTTCCCGCGCGACGGTGGAGCGCGACCTGGCCACGGCCCTGCAACATTGCTATCGCGTGCGTTATGTCGAGGCGTGA
- a CDS encoding DEAD/DEAH box helicase: MVDFKKKLKNKSVEKRIDPTEIYDSLDRRSEAGPLRPSQETLLKEWHSSRRDLKDSVVKLHTGEGKTLIGLLMLQSKLNESGKPCVFLCPNIYLARQVTSEAKKFGIPFCEIGKDRELPDEFIAGKTLLITHIQKLFNGRTKFGLNNKSVEVGSIVLDDSHACIDSIKSALTIKIDRKHPLYEKFIRLFDQDLRDQGEGSFLEIESGSYNTMLPIPYWSWLDRKDEMIQLLLSHKDDKEIVFAWELIKNNLENCQAFIAGTYLEISPILIPINAFGSFARAEHRILMSATTQDDSFSIKGLGFDIEAIKTPLTNTILKWSGEKMILIPTLIDASLDRENIVDWLAKPEKDRSFGIVFLTPDFSNKTQYQRLGATVAETETIFEHVQQLKTGKTSSSMVFANRYDGIDLPDDACRILILDSKPYFDSLLDRYEEDCRTGSDIMNVKIAQKVEQGLGRSVRGEKDYSVILIVGGDLTKFIKSQSTHKYFSPQTKKQIEIGLQIAEDAKAELKTKPNEYEVLTDLMKQALTRDEGWKEYYVEEMDEIVKANQSTSLYDVLKMEFDAEVAFASGNEARACEIIQKLSDKFQEEPAEKGWYIQQLARYTYRLSKADANNIQGTAFRLNTQLLKPKTGVNYKKISFINENRISRIQNWLKTFNTHEELQLSANGILDNLAFGVASEKFELALKELGLGLGFESQRPDKEIKKGPDNLWCIGVNKYILLECKNEVELNRVEINKNEAGQMNTHCGWFEEVYGEAECTRILVHPTKKLSYHGNFTHDVSIMRKRSLNKLKENFRAFIMELQKFELHSISTGQINKLLSFHGLDPSNLTTMYSEPHTN, from the coding sequence ATGGTCGACTTCAAGAAAAAACTAAAAAATAAAAGTGTTGAAAAGAGAATAGATCCAACTGAAATATACGACTCACTGGATCGAAGAAGCGAAGCAGGACCGCTGCGCCCCTCTCAAGAAACTTTACTAAAAGAATGGCATAGTTCCCGAAGAGATTTGAAGGATAGCGTTGTAAAGCTTCATACAGGTGAAGGCAAAACTCTGATTGGACTTTTGATGCTTCAATCGAAGCTGAATGAATCTGGAAAGCCATGTGTGTTTTTGTGTCCCAACATTTACCTCGCAAGACAGGTAACATCTGAAGCCAAAAAATTCGGAATACCTTTCTGCGAAATTGGTAAAGACCGCGAGCTTCCAGACGAGTTTATCGCCGGGAAAACCCTTTTAATCACACATATTCAAAAGCTTTTCAATGGGAGAACGAAATTCGGACTAAATAACAAGTCTGTGGAAGTCGGCTCCATTGTTTTAGATGACTCACATGCCTGCATTGACTCGATAAAAAGCGCGCTCACTATCAAAATAGATCGAAAGCATCCTCTTTATGAAAAATTTATCAGGCTTTTCGATCAAGACTTAAGAGATCAAGGTGAGGGCAGCTTTCTTGAAATTGAGAGTGGCAGTTACAACACTATGCTGCCGATTCCTTACTGGTCATGGTTAGACCGAAAAGACGAAATGATTCAGCTTCTACTAAGCCATAAGGACGATAAAGAGATTGTTTTTGCATGGGAGCTAATAAAAAATAATTTAGAGAACTGTCAAGCTTTCATAGCCGGAACCTATCTCGAAATATCGCCTATATTAATTCCCATAAATGCATTTGGCTCATTCGCTCGAGCAGAACACCGAATTTTAATGTCAGCTACCACGCAAGATGACTCCTTCTCGATCAAGGGGCTTGGTTTTGACATTGAGGCAATTAAAACTCCTCTTACCAATACCATACTAAAGTGGTCGGGTGAGAAGATGATCTTAATTCCTACCTTAATCGATGCATCCTTAGACAGGGAAAATATTGTGGACTGGCTTGCAAAGCCGGAAAAAGATCGCAGTTTCGGCATCGTATTTTTAACCCCTGACTTCTCAAATAAAACTCAGTACCAACGTTTGGGCGCGACGGTTGCTGAAACCGAAACCATTTTCGAACATGTTCAGCAGTTGAAAACTGGAAAAACGAGTTCGTCCATGGTTTTTGCGAATAGATATGATGGTATAGATCTGCCAGACGACGCTTGCCGCATTCTTATCCTTGACTCAAAACCCTACTTTGACTCTCTTCTCGACCGTTACGAAGAGGACTGTCGTACTGGTAGCGATATTATGAATGTAAAGATCGCGCAAAAAGTAGAACAAGGCTTGGGGCGCAGTGTAAGAGGTGAGAAAGATTACAGTGTAATCTTGATAGTTGGGGGCGATCTTACAAAGTTTATCAAAAGCCAATCTACTCACAAATATTTCTCCCCGCAAACAAAAAAACAGATTGAAATAGGCCTGCAGATTGCAGAGGACGCGAAAGCAGAGCTCAAAACTAAGCCCAACGAGTATGAGGTCCTAACTGATCTTATGAAGCAAGCTCTTACTCGAGATGAGGGCTGGAAAGAATATTATGTCGAAGAAATGGATGAAATAGTTAAAGCAAACCAGAGTACATCTTTGTATGACGTATTGAAGATGGAGTTCGATGCGGAAGTAGCGTTTGCATCGGGTAACGAAGCGCGCGCGTGTGAAATCATTCAGAAACTATCAGATAAATTCCAGGAAGAGCCTGCCGAAAAAGGGTGGTATATACAACAGTTAGCCCGATACACATACAGGCTTAGCAAAGCAGACGCTAATAACATTCAAGGTACTGCCTTCAGATTAAATACCCAGCTTTTGAAGCCGAAAACCGGCGTCAATTACAAAAAAATATCATTCATTAATGAAAATCGAATTTCTCGGATTCAGAATTGGCTGAAAACATTTAACACTCACGAAGAACTTCAACTTTCTGCTAATGGCATACTCGACAATCTTGCTTTTGGTGTGGCCTCAGAAAAATTTGAGCTAGCTCTTAAAGAGCTTGGCCTGGGCTTGGGCTTCGAAAGTCAGAGGCCAGACAAGGAAATCAAAAAAGGCCCTGACAATCTTTGGTGTATTGGAGTTAATAAGTACATACTTCTAGAGTGTAAAAACGAGGTCGAATTGAATCGGGTGGAAATAAACAAAAACGAAGCTGGTCAGATGAACACGCATTGCGGCTGGTTTGAAGAAGTTTACGGCGAAGCAGAGTGTACTAGAATTCTGGTGCACCCCACTAAAAAACTTTCATATCACGGAAACTTTACCCATGACGTCTCTATCATGCGGAAACGCTCGCTAAACAAGCTAAAAGAAAATTTTCGAGCGTTCATTATGGAGCTACAAAAATTTGAACTGCACAGCATTTCAACGGGGCAAATTAATAAGCTGCTCAGCTTTCACGGTTTAGACCCAAGCAACCTAACTACAATGTATTCAGAGCCGCACACTAACTAA
- a CDS encoding TonB-dependent siderophore receptor, with the protein MSSSPVSQRHPLNRALHAAILGLIVSSYALPSLAQTSSADPSNQVKPWNIAAGPLAPALDRFAREAGISLSFDASSVANRTTAGVNGTLDTSAALSSLLQGSGLQTEQQGPNAYQLVPQAKPAGPLELDATDVEDYRLAPLIINAKVRVSADDDTNSVVAKELWVGGKVATSILNTPASVSVVTNKEMQQRSVSTTEEALQYTPGVVSDFYGTDDRNDYFQIRGFQATTYRDGLTLSSMRGVREDPFAYERIEILRGANSTLFGPADPGGSVNFVTKQPRFEKFGQGYVTYGSFDHVETGIDVGDALNDEKTLAGRFTAKGQNSDREYDHSQDDNQLFMGGLTWAPSDYTSATVILDYLKTESSPNSGGYPLDKEYDRSKFYGEPSYNFHDVERTSLSGNVTHDFDNGFVLRSNLRYSKLTDDFGYVYLSDSAARVGTTVDRYLFGTDTEADQFNGNLMLQYDARFENIDSSSLVGVEYLDSTTKESSVYDLTTPIDIANPVFTGVSRSIAPYAVNKRDATTKAVFLQQNLSFYERFIVTGGVRNDSMDLTSKGLQSTEKDTFSETSYRGALTYIVNDEVSTYVSMVESVSPPQVGVTPQTGRQYEVGVKYAPMGMDALFSAAVYDLTQENVTIAVVLPSGIIEQQTVGESRARGLDLEAKAQVTQNLSLIGGYSYMESEVLRGSLYDGSSLKGNEFATAPKHSASLWSYYDLPGTDVSVGLGARYVGAYYFDAANSDKSDGTTLFDAAFNYKIAKGTDLAVNVSNLLDEQHVVGSGTANFYNPGREITAKVSYNW; encoded by the coding sequence ATGAGTTCGTCCCCGGTTTCACAGCGCCATCCATTGAATCGCGCTTTGCACGCTGCGATTTTGGGTTTGATCGTCAGCAGCTACGCCTTGCCGTCGCTGGCGCAAACCTCGAGCGCTGACCCGAGCAATCAAGTCAAACCGTGGAACATCGCTGCGGGCCCACTGGCGCCGGCGCTTGACCGCTTTGCGCGCGAGGCGGGCATCAGCCTTTCATTCGATGCGTCGAGTGTCGCGAACCGCACCACGGCTGGCGTGAATGGCACGCTCGATACGTCGGCAGCGCTGTCATCGTTGCTGCAGGGGAGTGGATTACAAACCGAACAGCAGGGCCCGAATGCCTACCAGTTGGTCCCTCAGGCAAAACCCGCCGGCCCGCTGGAGCTCGACGCAACGGACGTCGAGGACTACCGCCTCGCGCCCCTCATCATCAATGCCAAGGTCAGGGTCAGTGCCGACGACGACACCAACTCGGTGGTCGCCAAGGAACTCTGGGTTGGCGGCAAGGTGGCGACCAGCATTCTCAACACACCGGCCTCGGTGTCGGTGGTGACCAACAAGGAAATGCAGCAACGCAGCGTCAGCACAACCGAAGAGGCGCTGCAATACACGCCGGGCGTGGTCAGTGACTTCTATGGTACGGATGACCGCAACGACTATTTTCAGATCCGCGGCTTCCAGGCCACCACCTACCGTGACGGCTTGACCCTGAGTTCGATGCGCGGCGTCCGCGAAGATCCATTCGCCTATGAGCGCATCGAGATTCTGCGCGGCGCCAACTCCACGCTGTTTGGCCCTGCGGACCCCGGCGGTTCGGTGAACTTCGTGACCAAACAGCCACGCTTCGAGAAGTTTGGTCAGGGCTATGTGACCTACGGCTCGTTCGACCATGTCGAGACCGGCATCGATGTGGGGGATGCGCTGAACGACGAGAAAACCCTGGCCGGCCGCTTTACTGCCAAAGGCCAGAACAGTGACCGCGAGTACGATCACTCACAGGACGACAACCAGTTGTTTATGGGTGGCCTGACCTGGGCTCCGTCGGATTACACGTCGGCGACAGTGATTCTGGACTACCTGAAAACCGAAAGTTCGCCCAACAGTGGCGGCTATCCGCTGGACAAAGAGTACGACCGCAGCAAGTTCTATGGTGAGCCGAGCTACAACTTCCACGATGTCGAGCGCACCAGCCTCAGCGGTAACGTCACCCATGACTTCGACAACGGCTTCGTACTGCGCAGCAACCTGCGTTACAGCAAGTTGACCGATGATTTTGGCTACGTTTACTTAAGCGACAGCGCCGCACGTGTCGGTACGACCGTCGACCGCTATCTGTTTGGCACAGACACCGAGGCCGACCAGTTCAACGGCAATCTGATGCTGCAATACGATGCCCGCTTCGAGAACATCGACAGCAGCAGTCTGGTGGGCGTGGAGTACCTCGATTCGACCACCAAGGAAAGCTCGGTCTACGACCTGACGACCCCGATTGATATTGCCAATCCGGTGTTTACTGGCGTTTCACGCTCAATCGCGCCGTATGCCGTGAACAAGCGAGACGCGACCACCAAGGCCGTGTTCCTCCAGCAGAACCTGTCGTTCTACGAGCGTTTCATCGTCACCGGGGGGGTGCGCAACGATTCGATGGACCTGACCAGCAAAGGCTTGCAATCGACCGAGAAAGACACTTTCTCCGAAACCTCCTACCGCGGTGCGCTGACTTACATCGTCAACGACGAAGTCTCCACTTATGTGAGCATGGTGGAATCCGTCTCGCCGCCGCAAGTTGGCGTCACACCGCAGACGGGCCGGCAGTACGAAGTGGGCGTGAAGTATGCGCCGATGGGGATGGACGCACTGTTCTCCGCCGCCGTTTATGACCTGACCCAGGAAAACGTCACCATCGCCGTGGTGCTGCCGAGCGGCATCATCGAGCAACAAACGGTGGGCGAGTCGCGGGCGCGTGGCCTCGACCTGGAGGCCAAGGCGCAGGTGACGCAGAACCTCAGCCTGATCGGTGGTTATTCCTACATGGAGTCTGAGGTACTGCGCGGTTCGTTGTACGACGGCAGTTCGCTGAAGGGTAACGAGTTCGCCACGGCCCCCAAGCATTCCGCTTCGCTCTGGAGTTATTACGACCTGCCCGGCACGGATGTCAGCGTTGGCTTGGGCGCGCGTTATGTCGGCGCTTATTACTTCGACGCAGCCAACTCCGACAAAAGCGATGGCACCACGCTGTTCGACGCCGCCTTCAACTACAAGATCGCCAAGGGTACCGATCTTGCGGTGAACGTCAGCAACTTGCTGGATGAGCAGCACGTGGTCGGTTCCGGCACCGCGAACTTCTATAACCCGGGTCGCGAGATTACCGCCAAAGTGAGTTACAACTGGTAA
- a CDS encoding DUF1206 domain-containing protein yields the protein MSAQHSLVILARGGYAARGVLYLIIGIFALLAAQDSTKPKDSHKSLEALLSQPFGYFLVGLVVAGLLAFAAWRVLQATRDVDHHGNDLKGLVIRAGLLAGGMVNGALAIFALGLLVSGIRSSGDSGGQTKDWLAHLLSWDHSNLLVYLIALVPLGVGIAHIIKGWKATFEKYFEADEEVMRYVRPVSRFGLIARGVVFIEIAVLLAVSGSTYQAMDPPGMKEALDALQNLPAGWLILIVMALGLIAFSVYSFSEAFWRKINMDVPGVARS from the coding sequence ATGTCCGCGCAACATAGCCTGGTAATACTCGCTCGGGGCGGTTACGCCGCTCGTGGCGTGCTGTATTTGATCATCGGTATCTTTGCCCTGCTGGCAGCACAGGACTCGACAAAACCCAAGGACAGCCACAAAAGTCTGGAGGCACTGCTCAGCCAACCCTTCGGCTATTTTCTGGTTGGGCTTGTGGTAGCAGGCTTGCTTGCCTTTGCGGCTTGGCGCGTCCTGCAAGCGACGCGTGATGTCGATCATCATGGCAACGACCTCAAAGGCCTGGTCATTCGCGCAGGTCTGTTGGCAGGCGGTATGGTCAACGGCGCTTTAGCGATTTTTGCACTGGGTTTGCTCGTCAGCGGCATCAGAAGTTCGGGCGATTCCGGTGGGCAGACCAAGGACTGGCTGGCGCATTTGTTGTCCTGGGATCACTCGAATCTTTTGGTGTACCTGATTGCACTCGTTCCACTGGGGGTCGGTATTGCTCACATCATCAAGGGCTGGAAGGCGACGTTCGAGAAATACTTTGAGGCGGACGAGGAAGTGATGCGGTATGTCCGCCCAGTCTCCAGGTTCGGCCTGATTGCCCGTGGGGTAGTTTTTATCGAGATTGCGGTGCTATTGGCTGTCAGCGGTTCCACTTATCAAGCGATGGATCCGCCGGGTATGAAAGAGGCTTTGGACGCGCTGCAGAATCTTCCAGCGGGCTGGTTGATCTTGATTGTGATGGCATTGGGGCTGATTGCTTTCTCGGTTTACAGCTTTTCTGAAGCTTTCTGGCGAAAGATCAATATGGATGTGCCCGGAGTAGCGAGATCGTAA
- a CDS encoding SDR family NAD(P)-dependent oxidoreductase, whose product MNIDFTGRKVLVSGSTSGIGFATAKGFLQAGAQVVINGRSQESVDSALQRLGELAGNAVGFAGDLGSEAGVDKLVAEHSAFDVVINNLGVFNPQDFFEIPDSEWQRFFDINVMSGVRLSRAYAQGMVERKWGRIVFISSESAVNIPADMIHYGFSKTAQLAVSRGLAKRLAGTGVTVNAVLPGPTLSEGVAQMLSSTVESSGESLEKVAADFVNAHRSSSIIQRAASVEEVANMIIYVSSEQASATTGAALRVDGGVIDSIV is encoded by the coding sequence ATGAACATTGATTTCACCGGACGTAAGGTTTTGGTTTCGGGCTCCACCAGCGGCATCGGTTTTGCGACGGCCAAGGGCTTTTTGCAAGCGGGTGCGCAGGTGGTGATCAACGGTCGCAGCCAGGAAAGCGTCGACAGCGCTTTGCAACGGCTGGGCGAACTGGCCGGCAATGCCGTCGGTTTTGCCGGTGATCTGGGCAGTGAGGCTGGGGTCGACAAACTGGTCGCGGAGCACAGTGCTTTCGACGTCGTCATCAACAATCTGGGTGTGTTCAATCCGCAGGATTTCTTTGAGATACCGGACAGTGAGTGGCAACGCTTTTTCGACATCAACGTCATGTCCGGCGTGCGCCTGTCACGCGCCTATGCGCAGGGTATGGTGGAGCGCAAGTGGGGGCGGATCGTGTTTATCTCGTCGGAGTCGGCGGTGAATATTCCGGCTGACATGATCCATTACGGCTTCAGCAAAACCGCGCAACTCGCCGTGTCGCGCGGCCTCGCCAAGCGTCTGGCGGGCACCGGGGTGACGGTCAATGCTGTGCTGCCCGGGCCGACCCTGTCCGAAGGCGTGGCGCAAATGCTCAGCTCCACCGTCGAAAGCTCCGGCGAAAGCCTGGAGAAGGTCGCCGCTGATTTCGTCAACGCCCACCGCAGCTCCTCGATCATCCAGCGTGCCGCCAGCGTTGAGGAAGTCGCCAACATGATCATCTACGTCAGCTCCGAACAGGCGTCCGCCACCACCGGGGCAGCGTTGCGCGTCGACGGCGGGGTGATCGACAGCATCGTCTGA
- a CDS encoding general secretion pathway protein GspC gives MRLTTRFSPPQMAQALALLAALVGVATWSSLLLTRAESRTPAAAPQLLAARSDSPALQWFSNQTAPVDIKVSGVMAGSHGAVAILSLNDGPPRSFLAGERVGVGVRLVAVEGDGVVVEQGGERVRLGVERLGEGVVLPRLVRP, from the coding sequence ATGAGACTCACAACACGCTTCTCCCCACCGCAAATGGCCCAGGCCCTCGCGCTGCTCGCCGCACTGGTCGGCGTCGCGACATGGTCGTCGCTACTGCTGACCCGCGCCGAATCGCGCACACCGGCAGCGGCGCCGCAGTTGCTGGCGGCGAGGAGTGATAGCCCGGCGTTGCAGTGGTTTTCCAACCAGACCGCGCCGGTGGATATCAAGGTGAGCGGGGTGATGGCGGGGAGTCACGGGGCGGTGGCGATATTGAGTTTGAATGATGGACCGCCCAGGAGCTTTTTGGCGGGGGAGAGGGTTGGGGTTGGGGTGAGGTTGGTGGCGGTTGAGGGGGATGGGGTTGTTGTGGAGCAGGGGGGGGAGAGGGTGCGGTTGGGGGTAGAGAGGTTGGGGGAGGGGGTGGTTTTGCCTAGGTTGGTGAGGCCGTGA